Proteins encoded within one genomic window of Streptomyces sp. NBC_01237:
- a CDS encoding extracellular solute-binding protein, with the protein MKNRILAGAVALVSSVALGGCGYFSDSGSGGRTVTVWLMKDSVSQGFLDKFTASYEEEHPSIELEFKIQGWSDIGPKIITALKGDDAPDVIEVGNTQVAQYAESGGLRDLTLESMRDLGSDDWLPGLAQPGSINGVQYGIPWYAANRVVIYNKEIFEQAGVETPPKTRDAWIEASERLNTNGNQGMYLAGQNWYVLAGFIWDEGGELADENGGDWEGALASPEALKGMRFYKELQALGDGPLDADEEKPPQTDVFAEGDVAQIIAVPGAASLIEQKNPELKGKLGYFPIPGKTAKSPGSVFTGGSDLIVPKNADQRSAGIEVVKALASEKWQTELARTMSYVPNKPSLAHVIEGEEGTAAMAVGATRGRATPNSPQWAAVEAENPIKPYMTAVLQGGDPAEEAKAAAERITALLAGG; encoded by the coding sequence GTGAAGAACCGCATACTCGCCGGAGCCGTCGCGCTCGTTTCGTCCGTCGCGCTCGGTGGATGTGGCTATTTCTCGGACTCCGGCTCCGGTGGCCGCACGGTGACGGTCTGGCTGATGAAGGACAGCGTTTCCCAGGGATTCCTGGACAAGTTCACCGCGTCGTACGAGGAGGAGCACCCCTCCATCGAACTGGAGTTCAAGATCCAGGGGTGGAGCGACATCGGCCCCAAGATCATCACCGCGCTCAAGGGGGACGACGCCCCGGACGTCATCGAGGTCGGCAACACCCAGGTGGCGCAGTACGCGGAGAGCGGCGGGCTGCGTGATCTCACCCTCGAATCGATGCGGGACCTGGGCAGCGACGACTGGCTGCCCGGACTCGCCCAGCCGGGCAGCATCAACGGCGTTCAGTACGGCATCCCCTGGTACGCGGCCAACCGGGTGGTGATCTACAACAAGGAGATCTTCGAGCAGGCCGGCGTCGAGACCCCGCCGAAGACCCGCGACGCATGGATCGAGGCGAGCGAGCGGCTCAACACCAACGGGAATCAGGGCATGTACCTCGCGGGCCAGAACTGGTACGTCCTGGCCGGGTTCATCTGGGACGAGGGCGGAGAGCTGGCCGACGAGAACGGCGGCGACTGGGAGGGCGCCCTGGCCTCGCCCGAAGCGCTCAAGGGCATGCGGTTCTACAAGGAACTCCAGGCGCTCGGCGACGGTCCCCTGGACGCCGACGAGGAGAAGCCCCCGCAGACCGACGTCTTCGCCGAGGGCGATGTCGCGCAGATCATCGCGGTGCCCGGGGCCGCCTCCCTCATCGAGCAGAAGAATCCCGAACTCAAGGGAAAGCTCGGCTACTTCCCCATCCCCGGGAAGACCGCGAAGTCACCCGGCTCCGTGTTCACCGGCGGCTCGGACCTGATCGTTCCGAAGAACGCCGACCAGCGCAGCGCGGGCATCGAGGTCGTCAAGGCGCTGGCGAGCGAGAAGTGGCAGACCGAACTCGCCCGGACGATGAGCTACGTGCCCAACAAGCCGAGCCTCGCCCATGTCATCGAGGGCGAGGAGGGCACCGCGGCGATGGCCGTCGGAGCCACCCGGGGCCGCGCCACCCCCAACTCGCCCCAGTGGGCCGCGGTCGAGGCCGAGAACCCGATCAAGCCGTACATGACGGCGGTCCTCCAGGGCGGCGATCCGGCCGAGGAGGCCAAGGCTGCCGCGGAGCGCATCACCGCGCTGCTCGCGGGCGGCTGA
- a CDS encoding dodecin, with amino-acid sequence MPNHTYRVTEIVGTSEEGIDAAIRNGVARASETLHNLDWFEISQVRGHIEDGRIAHYQVGLKVGFRLDENA; translated from the coding sequence ATGCCTAATCACACCTATCGGGTGACCGAGATCGTAGGAACCTCCGAGGAGGGCATCGACGCGGCGATCCGCAACGGCGTCGCCAGAGCTTCGGAAACGTTGCACAATCTCGACTGGTTCGAGATCAGTCAGGTGCGCGGGCACATCGAGGATGGCCGAATCGCGCACTACCAGGTCGGGCTCAAGGTCGGTTTCCGGCTCGACGAAAACGCCTGA
- a CDS encoding phosphatase domain-containing protein, which yields MSDDARPLAVFDLDGTLADTAHRQHFLEGRTKDWDSFFTAAVDDPPLRDGVALALTSAEECEIVYLTGRPERCRRDTVEWLARQGLPEGGLHMRRNGDRRPARRTKLDSLKRLGRGREVRVFVDDDALVCDAAEVAGFTVVRADWAEAHASLKDAQEREGRT from the coding sequence GTGAGCGACGACGCGCGGCCGCTGGCCGTTTTCGACCTGGACGGGACACTCGCCGACACTGCCCACCGGCAGCACTTCCTGGAAGGGCGGACGAAGGACTGGGACAGCTTCTTCACCGCCGCCGTCGACGATCCGCCGCTGCGGGACGGGGTGGCTCTGGCGCTGACGAGTGCCGAGGAGTGCGAGATCGTCTATCTGACCGGGCGGCCGGAACGCTGCCGCCGGGACACCGTGGAGTGGCTGGCCCGGCAGGGGCTGCCCGAGGGTGGCCTGCACATGCGGCGCAACGGCGACAGACGGCCGGCCCGCCGTACCAAGCTGGACAGCCTGAAGCGGCTGGGCCGGGGGCGCGAGGTGCGGGTCTTCGTCGATGACGACGCATTGGTCTGCGATGCCGCCGAGGTGGCCGGATTTACCGTGGTGAGGGCCGACTGGGCGGAGGCCCACGCATCGCTGAAGGATGCGCAGGAGCGTGAGGGGCGTACCTGA
- a CDS encoding MsnO8 family LLM class oxidoreductase, with translation MIASTRFSVLDRSRTREGHDGPEALRETVRLAREAEALGYHRFWVSEHHSVPGVAGSAPTVLAAAVAAATSTIRVGTGGVMLPNHQPLVVAEQFGVLASLFPGRIDMGLGRSVGFTDGIRRALGRDKRDAEDFAGQLTELLGWLDGTQRAHPQVHALPAEGLRIPPYVLATGEGAAIAAASGLPLVVGDLRGREKLLRAVEGYRRGFRPSAWSTEPYVVVAGTVAVAGTEEDALRLLMPEAWSMAYSRTHGAFPPLSPAGRIEALTMTAKERSRFEQGLRGHIHGTEEQVAAQLDTAIGETGADEVLVTTSTYDREGLLDSLSRLSRITGGAAGSHGPHRPHTDSPAPAVRT, from the coding sequence GTGATCGCGTCGACCCGTTTCTCCGTCCTGGACCGCTCCCGCACCCGTGAGGGTCACGACGGCCCGGAGGCCCTGCGCGAGACCGTGCGGCTGGCCCGCGAGGCGGAGGCGCTGGGCTATCACCGCTTCTGGGTCTCCGAGCACCACAGCGTGCCGGGGGTCGCGGGTTCCGCGCCGACCGTGCTGGCCGCCGCCGTGGCCGCCGCGACCTCCACCATCCGGGTCGGCACCGGCGGTGTGATGCTGCCCAACCACCAGCCCCTCGTCGTCGCCGAGCAGTTCGGGGTGCTCGCCTCGCTGTTCCCGGGGCGGATCGACATGGGCCTCGGCCGTTCGGTGGGGTTCACCGACGGCATCCGCAGAGCTCTGGGCCGCGACAAGCGGGACGCCGAGGACTTCGCCGGGCAGCTCACGGAACTTCTCGGCTGGCTGGACGGCACCCAGCGGGCCCACCCCCAGGTGCACGCGCTGCCAGCGGAGGGGCTGCGCATCCCCCCGTACGTGCTCGCGACCGGCGAGGGCGCGGCGATCGCGGCGGCGTCCGGGCTGCCCCTGGTCGTCGGTGATCTGCGCGGCCGGGAGAAGCTGCTGCGGGCCGTTGAGGGCTATCGCCGCGGCTTCCGGCCCTCCGCCTGGTCCACGGAGCCCTATGTGGTCGTCGCGGGCACGGTCGCGGTCGCGGGGACGGAGGAGGACGCGCTCCGGCTCCTGATGCCGGAAGCCTGGTCCATGGCCTACTCCCGCACCCATGGTGCCTTTCCGCCGCTGTCACCCGCCGGGCGCATCGAGGCACTCACGATGACGGCGAAGGAACGGAGCCGGTTCGAACAGGGGCTGCGCGGACACATCCACGGCACCGAGGAGCAGGTGGCCGCGCAGCTCGACACGGCCATCGGGGAGACCGGCGCCGATGAGGTGCTGGTCACCACCAGCACCTACGACCGTGAGGGGCTGCTGGACTCCCTGTCACGGCTGTCCCGGATCACGGGCGGAGCGGCGGGCTCCCACGGACCGCACCGGCCGCACACGGACAGCCCCGCTCCCGCCGTGCGCACGTGA
- a CDS encoding excinuclease ABC subunit UvrA, producing the protein MPTPHDPYVRVRGAREHNLQDVHVDIPRDTLTVFTGVSGSGKSSLAFGTIYAEAQRRYFESVAPYARRLIHQVGAPAVGEITGLPPAVSLEQRRSAPGSRSSVGTVTTLSNSLRMLFSRAGDYPAGAERLDSDAFSPNTAAGACPACHGLGRIHRTTEELLVPDPSLSIRDGAIAAWPGAWQGKNLRDVLDALGYDVDRPWGELAAGDREWILFTDEQPVVTVHPVRDAGRIQRPYQGTYMSARRYVMHTFADSRSTTLRAKAERFLTSAPCPVCAGSRLRPEAMAVTFGGRTIAELAALPLADLAGVLSRAGGEETARVLTADLLARIATVTELGLGYLSLDRTAPTLSSGELQRLRLATQLRSGLFGVVYVLDEPSAGLHPADTESLLAVLGRLKDSGNTVFVVEHQMDVVRQADWLVDVGPLAGEHGGQVLHSGPPSGLADVAGSATRRFLFDEDPPPAREPRAPTGWLRLDGVDRHNVRGVDAAFPLGVFTAVTGVSGSGKSTLVGQVLAGVLADRQASAGAGLPEVRVARHCAAARGLEAVDRLVQVDQKPIGRTPRSNLATYTGLFDVVRKLFAQTETARARGYRAGRFSFNVPGGRCETCQGEGFVSVELLFLPNTYAPCPDCHGARYNPATLEVTLRGLTVAQVLDLTVESAAGFFAGTAAAERSLGTLLDVGLGYLRLGQPATELSGGEAQRIKLAAELQRTGRGHTLYLLDEPTTGLHPADVEVLMRQLHGLVEASNTVVVVEHDMAVVAGADHVIDLGPGGGDQGGRIVATGTPAQVARAAGSRTAPYLAKALRLGPVPGEGPATRSGAR; encoded by the coding sequence ATGCCCACCCCCCACGATCCGTACGTCCGCGTGCGCGGCGCCCGGGAGCACAACCTCCAGGACGTCCACGTCGACATCCCGCGCGACACCCTGACGGTCTTCACCGGCGTGTCGGGCTCCGGGAAGTCCTCACTGGCGTTCGGGACGATCTACGCCGAGGCCCAGCGCCGCTACTTCGAGTCCGTCGCCCCGTACGCCCGCCGGCTGATCCACCAGGTCGGCGCTCCCGCCGTCGGCGAGATCACCGGGCTGCCGCCCGCGGTCTCCCTGGAACAGCGCCGCTCCGCGCCCGGATCGCGTTCCTCGGTGGGGACGGTCACCACACTGTCCAACTCGCTGCGCATGCTGTTCTCCCGGGCCGGGGACTATCCGGCGGGCGCCGAGCGGCTGGACTCCGACGCGTTCTCGCCGAACACCGCCGCCGGGGCCTGTCCCGCGTGCCACGGGCTCGGCCGCATCCACCGCACCACCGAGGAACTCCTCGTACCGGATCCTTCGCTGTCGATCCGGGACGGGGCCATCGCCGCGTGGCCGGGAGCCTGGCAGGGCAAGAATCTGCGCGACGTGCTCGACGCCCTGGGGTACGACGTCGACCGGCCGTGGGGGGAACTGGCGGCCGGGGACCGGGAGTGGATCCTGTTCACCGACGAGCAGCCGGTGGTGACGGTCCATCCGGTGCGCGACGCGGGCCGCATCCAACGCCCCTACCAGGGTACGTACATGAGCGCGCGGCGCTATGTGATGCACACGTTCGCGGATTCCAGGAGCACCACGCTGCGGGCGAAGGCGGAGCGGTTTCTGACCAGCGCGCCGTGCCCGGTCTGTGCGGGCAGCAGGCTGCGGCCGGAGGCGATGGCCGTCACCTTCGGCGGGCGGACGATCGCCGAGCTCGCCGCGCTCCCCCTCGCCGATCTCGCCGGGGTGCTGTCCCGCGCGGGCGGCGAGGAGACGGCGCGGGTGCTGACGGCCGATCTGCTGGCCCGCATCGCGACGGTGACCGAGCTGGGTCTTGGCTATCTCAGCCTGGACCGTACGGCTCCGACGCTGTCCTCGGGCGAGTTGCAGCGGCTGCGGCTCGCCACCCAGCTGCGATCGGGGCTCTTCGGGGTCGTGTACGTGCTGGACGAGCCCTCGGCCGGGCTGCATCCGGCGGACACCGAGTCGCTGCTCGCCGTGCTCGGCCGGCTGAAGGATTCCGGGAACACGGTGTTCGTGGTGGAGCACCAGATGGACGTGGTGCGGCAGGCGGACTGGCTGGTCGATGTGGGTCCGCTGGCCGGGGAGCACGGCGGGCAGGTGCTGCACAGCGGGCCGCCCTCGGGGCTCGCCGACGTGGCCGGGTCCGCGACGCGACGGTTCCTGTTCGACGAGGATCCGCCGCCGGCACGGGAGCCGCGTGCGCCCACCGGGTGGCTGCGGCTGGACGGAGTGGACCGGCACAATGTGCGCGGCGTCGACGCGGCGTTCCCGCTCGGGGTGTTCACCGCGGTGACCGGTGTCTCGGGTTCGGGGAAGTCGACCCTGGTCGGTCAGGTGCTGGCCGGGGTGCTGGCGGACCGGCAGGCCTCGGCCGGCGCCGGGCTGCCCGAGGTGCGGGTGGCGCGGCACTGCGCTGCGGCGCGGGGGCTGGAGGCGGTGGACCGGCTCGTCCAGGTCGACCAGAAGCCCATCGGCCGTACACCCCGGTCGAATCTGGCCACGTACACCGGTCTCTTCGATGTCGTACGGAAGCTGTTCGCGCAGACGGAGACGGCGCGGGCGCGCGGATACCGGGCGGGCCGGTTCTCCTTCAATGTGCCGGGCGGGCGGTGCGAGACCTGTCAGGGCGAGGGGTTCGTCTCCGTGGAGCTGCTGTTCCTGCCCAATACGTACGCGCCCTGCCCGGACTGCCACGGCGCGCGCTACAACCCGGCGACGCTGGAGGTCACGCTGCGCGGGCTCACCGTCGCGCAGGTGCTGGACCTGACGGTGGAGTCGGCTGCCGGGTTCTTCGCGGGGACCGCCGCGGCCGAGCGCAGTCTGGGCACGCTGCTCGATGTCGGGCTGGGCTACCTGCGGCTGGGCCAGCCCGCGACGGAGCTGTCGGGCGGCGAGGCCCAGCGGATCAAGCTGGCCGCGGAGCTCCAGCGCACCGGGCGCGGGCACACGCTGTATCTGCTCGACGAGCCGACGACCGGGTTGCATCCGGCCGATGTCGAGGTGCTGATGAGGCAGTTGCACGGGCTGGTGGAGGCGAGCAACACGGTGGTCGTCGTGGAGCACGACATGGCGGTGGTGGCGGGTGCGGACCATGTCATCGACCTGGGGCCGGGGGGCGGTGACCAGGGTGGCCGGATCGTCGCGACGGGCACTCCTGCCCAGGTGGCACGGGCGGCGGGCAGCCGGACGGCCCCGTACCTGGCGAAGGCGCTGCGGCTGGGCCCCGTACCCGGCGAAGGCCCGGCGACCCGCTCCGGGGCGCGGTGA
- a CDS encoding succinate dehydrogenase/fumarate reductase iron-sulfur subunit — MKLTLRVWRQQNAETPGAMATYEVDGISQDMSFLEMLDTLNEELILGGDEPVAFDHDCREGICGACSLVINGDAHGPERTTTCQLHMRSFRDGDTIDIEPWRAAAFPVVKDLVVDRSAFDRIIESGGYISAPTGTAPDAHATPVPKPDADFAFEHAECIGCGACVAACPNGSAMLFTSAKVNHLNVLPQGAPERETRVLDMVATMDEEGFGGCTLTGECATACPKGIPLPSIAAMNKEWLRATRKVRR, encoded by the coding sequence ATGAAGCTCACCCTGCGCGTCTGGCGCCAGCAGAACGCCGAGACGCCCGGCGCCATGGCCACCTACGAAGTCGACGGGATCTCCCAGGACATGTCGTTCCTGGAGATGCTCGACACCCTCAACGAGGAGCTCATCCTCGGCGGGGACGAGCCCGTCGCCTTCGACCACGACTGCCGCGAAGGAATCTGCGGCGCGTGCAGCCTCGTCATCAACGGTGACGCCCACGGACCCGAGCGCACCACCACCTGTCAGCTCCATATGCGGTCCTTCCGGGACGGCGACACGATCGACATCGAGCCCTGGCGGGCCGCCGCCTTCCCGGTCGTCAAGGACCTGGTCGTGGACCGCTCCGCCTTCGACCGGATCATCGAGTCCGGCGGCTACATCTCCGCCCCGACCGGCACCGCCCCGGACGCGCACGCCACCCCCGTGCCCAAGCCGGACGCCGACTTCGCCTTCGAGCACGCCGAGTGCATCGGCTGCGGCGCGTGCGTCGCTGCCTGTCCCAACGGCTCGGCGATGCTCTTCACCTCGGCGAAGGTCAACCACCTCAATGTGCTGCCGCAGGGCGCACCCGAACGCGAGACCCGTGTCCTGGACATGGTCGCGACCATGGACGAGGAGGGCTTCGGCGGCTGCACCCTGACCGGCGAGTGCGCCACGGCCTGCCCGAAGGGCATTCCGCTGCCGTCGATCGCCGCCATGAACAAGGAGTGGCTGCGGGCCACGCGCAAGGTCCGCCGCTGA
- a CDS encoding fumarate reductase/succinate dehydrogenase flavoprotein subunit: protein MTDYSQYATGAPVVDTKAPEGPVAERWDTRRFTARLVNPANRRKHTVIVIGTGLAGGSAGATLAEQGYHVVQFCFQDSPRRAHSVAAQGGINAAKNYRNDGDSVHRLFYDTVKGGDFRARESNVHRLAQISVEIIDQCVAQGVPFAREYGGLLDNRSFGGVQVSRTFYARGQTGQQLLLGAYQALARQIAAGNVELHARTEMLDLIVIDGKARGIVARDLITGKIDTYFADAVVLASGGYGNVFYLSTNAMNSNATAIWRAHRRGAYFANPCFTQIHPTCIPRTGDHQSKLTLMSESLRNDGRIWVPRAKGDDRPANEIPESERDYYLERIYPAFGNLVPRDIASRAAKNVCDEGRGVGPGGQGVYLDFADAIARMGRAKVEEKYGNLFDMYARITAENPYETPMRIYPAVHYTMGGLWVDYDLQTTVPGLFAIGEANFSDHGANRLGASALMQGLADGYFVLPSTINDYLARNPRTETVDADHPAVAEAVAETEDRINLLLAVDGDRTPDSFHREIGELMWEFCGMARTEEGLRKALERIPQIREEFWRRIKVPGTGEQFNQSLEKANRVVDYLELAELMCLDALHRAESCGGHFREESQTPDGEAARRDEEFSYAAAWEFSGTGEAPVLHKEDLVFEYVHPTQRSYA, encoded by the coding sequence ATGACCGACTACTCGCAGTACGCGACGGGCGCGCCCGTCGTCGACACCAAGGCCCCCGAGGGACCCGTCGCCGAACGCTGGGACACCCGGCGCTTCACGGCCAGGCTCGTCAACCCCGCCAACCGCCGCAAGCACACCGTCATCGTCATCGGCACCGGCCTGGCGGGCGGTTCGGCCGGCGCCACGCTCGCCGAACAGGGCTACCACGTCGTCCAGTTCTGCTTCCAGGACTCGCCCCGCCGGGCCCATTCGGTCGCCGCCCAGGGCGGCATCAACGCCGCGAAGAACTACCGCAACGACGGCGACTCCGTCCACCGGCTGTTCTACGACACCGTCAAGGGCGGCGACTTCCGCGCCAGGGAGTCCAACGTCCACCGGCTCGCGCAGATCTCCGTGGAGATCATCGACCAGTGCGTCGCCCAGGGCGTCCCCTTCGCCCGCGAGTACGGCGGACTGCTCGACAACCGCTCCTTCGGCGGCGTCCAGGTCTCCCGCACCTTCTACGCCCGCGGCCAGACCGGACAGCAGCTCCTTCTCGGCGCGTACCAGGCGCTGGCCCGGCAGATCGCCGCGGGCAACGTCGAACTCCACGCGCGCACCGAGATGCTGGACCTGATCGTCATCGACGGAAAGGCCCGCGGCATCGTCGCCCGCGACCTGATCACCGGAAAGATCGACACCTACTTCGCCGACGCCGTCGTCCTGGCCAGCGGTGGCTACGGCAACGTCTTCTACCTGTCGACCAACGCCATGAACTCCAACGCCACCGCCATCTGGCGTGCCCACCGGCGCGGCGCCTACTTCGCCAACCCCTGCTTCACCCAGATCCACCCCACCTGCATCCCGCGCACCGGCGACCACCAGTCCAAGCTGACGCTGATGAGCGAGTCGCTGCGCAACGACGGCCGCATCTGGGTCCCGCGCGCCAAGGGCGACGACCGCCCCGCGAACGAGATCCCCGAGAGCGAGCGCGACTACTACCTGGAGCGCATCTACCCGGCCTTCGGCAACCTCGTGCCCCGCGACATCGCCTCCCGCGCCGCGAAGAACGTCTGCGACGAGGGCCGCGGCGTCGGCCCCGGCGGACAGGGCGTCTACCTGGACTTCGCCGACGCCATCGCGCGGATGGGCAGGGCCAAGGTCGAGGAGAAGTACGGAAACCTCTTCGACATGTACGCGCGGATCACCGCGGAGAACCCGTACGAGACACCCATGCGGATCTATCCGGCCGTGCACTACACGATGGGCGGCCTCTGGGTCGACTACGACCTCCAGACCACCGTCCCCGGGCTCTTCGCGATCGGCGAGGCGAACTTCTCCGACCACGGGGCCAACCGGCTCGGCGCCTCCGCGCTGATGCAGGGCCTCGCCGACGGCTATTTCGTCCTGCCGTCCACGATCAACGACTACCTCGCCCGCAACCCCCGTACGGAGACGGTCGACGCGGACCACCCGGCCGTCGCCGAGGCGGTCGCCGAGACCGAGGACCGCATCAATCTGCTGCTCGCCGTCGACGGCGACCGCACCCCCGACTCCTTCCACCGCGAGATCGGCGAACTCATGTGGGAGTTCTGCGGCATGGCCCGCACCGAGGAGGGACTGCGCAAGGCCCTCGAACGGATCCCGCAGATCCGCGAGGAGTTCTGGCGCCGCATCAAGGTCCCCGGCACCGGCGAACAGTTCAACCAGTCGCTGGAGAAGGCGAACCGCGTCGTCGACTACCTCGAACTCGCCGAGCTGATGTGCCTCGACGCCCTGCACCGCGCCGAATCCTGCGGCGGCCACTTCCGAGAGGAATCACAGACCCCGGACGGGGAGGCCGCCCGCCGGGACGAGGAGTTCTCCTACGCAGCCGCCTGGGAGTTCTCCGGCACCGGTGAAGCCCCCGTCCTGCACAAGGAAGACCTCGTCTTCGAGTACGTCCACCCCACCCAGCGGAGCTACGCATGA
- a CDS encoding succinate dehydrogenase, translated as MALATRADRRPSMTRTLWDSSVGKKTIMAVSGLIMLGYLVVHMVGNLKIFFGSGEFNHYAHWLRTLGEPFLHYEWALWIVRVVLVVAVVLHAVSAYQLSRRDIRARPAKYVHKKPRASYATRTMRWGGIILALFIVWHILDLTTGTVHPGGFQSGRPYQNVVDTFSTWYGNTIYIVAMLAMGLHVQHGFWSAAQTLGVGSATRDRILKTLANLLAAVLTLGFISVPVAVMAGLVS; from the coding sequence ATGGCATTGGCAACACGGGCGGACCGACGGCCGTCCATGACGCGTACGCTCTGGGACTCGTCCGTCGGCAAGAAGACGATCATGGCGGTGAGCGGCCTGATCATGCTCGGATATCTGGTCGTCCACATGGTGGGCAACCTGAAGATCTTCTTCGGGTCCGGCGAGTTCAATCACTACGCCCACTGGCTGCGGACGCTGGGCGAGCCCTTCCTGCACTACGAGTGGGCCCTGTGGATCGTCCGCGTGGTGCTCGTCGTCGCCGTCGTGCTGCACGCCGTCTCCGCGTATCAGCTGAGCCGCCGCGACATCAGGGCGCGCCCCGCCAAGTACGTCCACAAGAAGCCGCGGGCGAGCTACGCCACCCGGACCATGCGCTGGGGCGGCATCATCCTCGCGCTGTTCATCGTCTGGCACATCCTCGACCTGACGACCGGCACCGTGCACCCGGGCGGCTTCCAGTCCGGGCGCCCCTACCAGAACGTCGTCGACACCTTCTCGACCTGGTACGGGAACACGATCTACATCGTGGCCATGCTCGCCATGGGACTGCACGTGCAGCACGGCTTCTGGAGCGCCGCCCAGACCCTCGGCGTGGGCAGTGCCACCCGCGACCGCATCCTGAAGACCCTCGCCAACCTCCTCGCCGCGGTGCTGACGCTGGGCTTCATCTCCGTACCCGTCGCCGTCATGGCCGGATTGGTGAGCTGA
- a CDS encoding LysR family transcriptional regulator, whose product MHFPQLSYFVAVAETLHFTRAAEAVHVSQPSLSQQIKALENELGAELFSRARGNITLTDAGEALLPLARRILADADTARHEVQELVQLRRGRVRLGATPSLCTGLLPDVLRAFHDLHPGIQLLLEEGGSHDLVRELARGALDLALVVLPLPAASPALTTIELLHEDLVVVSAATERAPGRGGSVRIADLRGAPLVMFRHGYDLRELTVAACRAEGFEPAFTVEGGEMDAVLGFVRAGLGIAVVPSMVATRSGHDLRTTPLARPGLRRTIALAHRSDVAPPRAARELQRVLLSSIDGRTGRPDPSVG is encoded by the coding sequence ATGCACTTTCCCCAGCTCAGCTATTTCGTGGCGGTCGCCGAAACCCTGCACTTCACGCGTGCCGCCGAGGCCGTTCATGTCTCCCAGCCCTCGCTCTCCCAGCAGATCAAGGCGCTGGAGAACGAGCTGGGCGCCGAGCTGTTCAGCCGGGCCCGGGGCAACATCACCCTCACCGACGCGGGCGAGGCGCTGCTGCCACTGGCCCGCCGGATCCTCGCGGACGCCGACACCGCCCGGCACGAGGTGCAGGAGCTGGTACAGCTGCGGCGTGGCCGCGTCCGGCTCGGGGCGACGCCCAGTCTCTGCACGGGGCTGCTGCCGGACGTGCTGCGCGCGTTCCACGATCTGCATCCGGGCATCCAGCTGCTGCTGGAGGAGGGCGGCTCGCACGACCTCGTACGGGAGCTGGCCCGCGGTGCGCTCGACCTCGCCCTGGTCGTGCTGCCCCTGCCGGCCGCCTCGCCCGCGCTGACCACGATCGAGCTGCTGCACGAGGACCTGGTGGTGGTGTCGGCGGCGACGGAGCGCGCGCCGGGGCGCGGCGGCAGTGTCCGGATCGCGGATCTGCGGGGCGCGCCCCTGGTGATGTTCCGGCACGGCTACGACCTGCGGGAACTGACCGTGGCGGCCTGTCGCGCCGAGGGCTTCGAGCCGGCGTTCACGGTGGAGGGCGGCGAGATGGACGCGGTACTGGGATTCGTACGGGCGGGTCTGGGCATCGCGGTGGTGCCGAGCATGGTCGCGACCCGCTCGGGCCACGATCTGCGGACCACACCGCTGGCCAGGCCCGGACTGCGCCGGACGATCGCGCTCGCGCACCGCAGCGACGTGGCCCCGCCGCGGGCGGCGCGGGAGCTCCAGCGCGTACTGCTGTCCTCGATCGACGGACGGACGGGAAGACCGGACCCGTCCGTCGGCTGA